From the Paenibacillus sp. genome, one window contains:
- a CDS encoding NAD(P)H-dependent glycerol-3-phosphate dehydrogenase — protein MKKATVFVAGSWGTALASVLADNGLDVLLWTRNEAQAAEINERGTNEKYVPGAKLPAGIRATTDLEAAARHGEALVFVAPSSALRDVARRAKPFVRDDQLIVHATKGFETETLHRMSTVLEEELELREPRGVVVLSGPSHAEEVIQRSPTTVVVASTTPSLAEAAQDLFITPSFRVYTNPDVAGVEIAGALKNIIALGAGMSDGLGYGDNAKAALLTRGLAEIGRLGVAMGANPLTFAGLAGVGDLVVTCTSRHSRNWRAGYMLAQGRPLDDVLSSLGMVVEGVRTTKASMALAERYGVELPIASELHAVLFQGKDPRAAVEDLMGRGRTHEIEHIVRDV, from the coding sequence ATGAAGAAGGCAACCGTTTTCGTAGCGGGCAGCTGGGGCACCGCGCTCGCGAGCGTCCTCGCGGACAACGGCCTCGACGTGCTGCTGTGGACGAGGAACGAAGCGCAGGCCGCGGAAATCAACGAGCGCGGCACGAACGAGAAATACGTGCCGGGCGCGAAGCTGCCCGCCGGCATTCGCGCCACGACCGATCTGGAGGCGGCGGCGCGCCACGGGGAGGCGCTCGTGTTCGTCGCCCCGTCGTCCGCGCTGCGCGACGTCGCCCGCCGGGCGAAGCCGTTCGTCCGGGACGACCAATTGATCGTCCACGCGACGAAAGGGTTCGAGACCGAGACGCTTCACCGCATGTCGACGGTGCTGGAGGAGGAGCTCGAGCTGCGCGAGCCGCGCGGCGTCGTCGTCCTGTCCGGCCCGAGCCATGCGGAGGAAGTCATTCAGCGGTCCCCGACGACCGTGGTGGTCGCCTCGACGACGCCGTCGCTCGCCGAGGCGGCGCAGGATTTGTTCATCACGCCGTCGTTCCGCGTCTATACGAATCCGGACGTCGCGGGCGTCGAGATCGCGGGCGCGCTGAAGAACATCATCGCGCTCGGCGCCGGCATGTCGGACGGACTCGGCTACGGCGACAACGCGAAGGCGGCGCTGCTGACGCGCGGCCTCGCGGAAATCGGCCGGCTCGGCGTCGCGATGGGCGCGAATCCGCTCACGTTCGCGGGTCTCGCCGGCGTCGGCGACCTCGTCGTCACGTGCACGAGCCGCCACAGCCGCAACTGGCGCGCAGGCTACATGCTCGCGCAAGGGCGGCCGCTCGACGACGTGCTGAGCTCGCTCGGCATGGTCGTCGAAGGCGTGCGCACGACGAAGGCGTCGATGGCGCTCGCGGAGCGGTACGGCGTCGAGCTGCCGATCGCCTCCGAGCTGCACGCCGTCCTGTTCCAAGGCAAAGATCCCCGCGCCGCCGTCGAGGATTTGATGGGGCGCGGCCGAACGCACGAGATCGAGCATATCGTTCGCGACGTCTAG
- a CDS encoding stage VI sporulation protein F: MAKQIGKDVLNVVKKKTGKSISEKDIHKLASGVKPSTMQSEAELKKLIKKVGAMAGVNVSDSLVQEIASAVKKSGMNPNNMEQIMKMMMK; the protein is encoded by the coding sequence ATGGCGAAGCAAATCGGCAAGGACGTGCTGAACGTCGTCAAGAAGAAAACCGGGAAGTCGATTTCCGAAAAGGACATCCACAAGCTCGCGAGCGGCGTCAAACCGTCCACGATGCAGAGCGAAGCCGAGCTGAAGAAGCTGATCAAAAAGGTCGGCGCGATGGCCGGCGTGAACGTCTCGGATTCCCTCGTGCAGGAAATCGCGTCCGCGGTCAAGAAGAGCGGCATGAATCCGAACAATATGGAACAGATCATGAAAATGATGATGAAATAA
- a CDS encoding DUF2768 family protein, giving the protein MMSPLDKMWASFVAIGLMAFASVLITFARAKTQGAVRLTLSIIAFAMLVLMLPFALLSML; this is encoded by the coding sequence ATGATGTCGCCGCTGGATAAAATGTGGGCTTCGTTCGTCGCGATCGGGCTGATGGCGTTCGCCTCGGTGCTGATCACGTTCGCGCGGGCCAAAACGCAAGGCGCCGTGCGCCTCACGCTGTCGATCATCGCCTTCGCGATGCTCGTGCTGATGCTGCCGTTCGCGCTGCTATCGATGTTATAA
- a CDS encoding 2Fe-2S iron-sulfur cluster-binding protein: protein MLTLKGRTVSKTVDIKIGSTLLDHALANGIDLGFSCTRGTCARCRCYVEEGRDLLNAPTDAEYDRMDDEELEQGYRLGCQAAVVREGDVRAVNRTYF, encoded by the coding sequence ATGCTGACGCTGAAAGGAAGAACCGTCTCGAAGACGGTGGACATCAAGATCGGCTCGACGCTGCTCGATCACGCGCTTGCGAACGGCATTGACCTCGGCTTCTCGTGCACGCGGGGCACGTGCGCGCGCTGCCGCTGCTACGTCGAGGAGGGCCGCGATCTATTGAACGCGCCGACGGACGCGGAGTACGACCGCATGGACGACGAAGAGCTGGAGCAGGGGTACCGCCTCGGCTGCCAAGCGGCCGTCGTCCGCGAAGGCGACGTGCGCGCCGTCAACCGCACGTATTTTTGA
- a CDS encoding nucleotidyltransferase domain-containing protein, which produces MKNRTDTLPAPLAHAIRTAAASWSSVPAPWLVGGSCGLALHDVPLGATPRDVDIYIDAEGAAAFHDALRDYASDEQHYSETERYRSTLSHYDIGGVTVELVAGFEVRAAGADYRIAIAGAMERHALRAEVGGEPVGVMPLAHELAFNLLRGREDRYEAIAAAMRADPAAHLPALRDIVADNRFDAAWRGRLTELLGLTEDAFAPGEGAPRCRE; this is translated from the coding sequence GTGAAGAATAGGACCGATACGCTGCCCGCGCCGCTCGCGCACGCCATCCGGACGGCCGCCGCAAGCTGGTCGAGCGTGCCCGCCCCGTGGCTGGTGGGCGGCAGCTGCGGGCTGGCGCTCCATGACGTGCCGCTCGGCGCGACGCCGCGGGACGTCGACATTTACATCGACGCGGAAGGAGCCGCGGCGTTCCATGACGCGCTGCGCGATTACGCGTCGGACGAGCAGCACTACAGCGAAACCGAGCGGTACCGCTCGACGCTGTCCCATTACGATATCGGCGGCGTCACCGTCGAGCTCGTCGCGGGCTTCGAGGTGCGCGCCGCCGGCGCGGACTACCGCATTGCCATCGCCGGCGCGATGGAGCGCCACGCGCTGCGCGCGGAGGTCGGCGGGGAGCCGGTCGGCGTCATGCCGCTCGCGCACGAGCTCGCCTTCAATTTGCTTCGCGGGCGCGAGGACCGCTACGAGGCGATCGCGGCGGCCATGCGCGCCGACCCCGCGGCGCATCTGCCCGCGCTGCGCGACATCGTGGCGGACAACCGGTTCGACGCGGCGTGGCGGGGGCGGCTGACCGAGCTGCTCGGGCTGACCGAGGACGCGTTCGCGCCCGGGGAAGGAGCGCCGCGATGCCGCGAGTAA
- a CDS encoding 2Fe-2S iron-sulfur cluster-binding protein: MPRVTFLPDGKTIDVRLGTTLLAAARMAGVGVRTRCGGVMGCLMCKVSVRDGSAVSPPQEGERRKMGAGAGGMRLSCQAKALGDVTVEVPEDPLKAAVRKQLERQKEDEDLW, encoded by the coding sequence ATGCCGCGAGTAACGTTCTTGCCCGACGGCAAGACGATCGACGTGCGCCTCGGCACGACGCTGCTCGCCGCGGCCAGGATGGCCGGCGTCGGCGTTCGCACGCGATGCGGCGGCGTCATGGGCTGTCTCATGTGCAAGGTGAGCGTGCGCGACGGCTCCGCCGTTTCGCCGCCGCAAGAAGGGGAACGCCGGAAGATGGGCGCCGGCGCCGGCGGCATGCGGCTGTCGTGCCAAGCGAAGGCGCTCGGGGACGTCACGGTCGAAGTGCCGGAGGATCCGCTGAAGGCGGCGGTCCGCAAGCAGCTCGAACGGCAGAAGGAGGACGAGGATTTATGGTAA
- the spoIVA gene encoding stage IV sporulation protein A gives MEKVDIFKDIAERTGGDIYLGVVGAVRTGKSTFIKRFMEAVVLPNIPNEAERARAIDELPQSAAGKTIMTTEPKFVPNHAVRVRVAEGLDVNVRMVDCVGYAVEGAKGYEDENGPRMISTPWFEEPIPFQEAAEIGTRKVIQEHSTLGVVITTDGTISDIPRVSYEAAEQRVVDELKEVGKPFIMIVNSTKPRSPETLELRAQLAEKYDIPVISASVATMTEDEIYGALREVLYEFPVHEVNVNLPSWVMVLEERHWLRASFENSVRETVKDIRRLRDVDRVVGQFGEYEFIERAGLSGMNMGQGVAEIDLYAPDELYDRILMEVVGTEIRGKDHLLQMMVEFTHAKKEYDRFAEALEMVKTTGYGIAAPSLEEMALDEPELIRQGSRFGVRLKATAPSIHMIRVDVESEFAPIIGTEKQSEELVRYLMQDFEENPVKIWESDIFGRSLHSIVREGIQGKLAMMPDNARYKLQETLARIINEGSGGLIAIIL, from the coding sequence TTGGAAAAAGTCGATATTTTCAAGGACATCGCGGAGCGTACGGGTGGCGACATTTATCTAGGGGTCGTGGGCGCGGTCCGTACAGGTAAATCCACGTTTATCAAGCGCTTCATGGAGGCCGTGGTGCTGCCGAACATCCCGAACGAGGCGGAGCGCGCTCGAGCGATCGACGAGCTGCCGCAAAGCGCCGCAGGCAAGACGATCATGACGACGGAGCCGAAGTTCGTGCCGAATCACGCGGTGCGCGTGCGCGTCGCGGAAGGGCTCGACGTCAACGTCCGCATGGTCGACTGCGTCGGCTACGCGGTGGAAGGCGCCAAGGGGTACGAGGACGAGAACGGTCCGCGCATGATTTCGACGCCGTGGTTCGAGGAGCCGATTCCGTTCCAGGAAGCGGCGGAGATCGGCACGCGGAAGGTCATTCAAGAGCATTCCACGCTCGGCGTCGTCATTACGACGGACGGCACGATTTCCGACATTCCGCGCGTATCGTACGAAGCGGCGGAGCAGCGCGTCGTCGACGAGCTGAAAGAAGTCGGAAAGCCTTTCATCATGATCGTCAACTCCACGAAGCCGCGCAGCCCGGAAACGCTCGAGCTTCGCGCGCAGCTCGCGGAGAAATACGATATCCCGGTCATTTCGGCCAGCGTCGCGACGATGACGGAAGACGAAATCTACGGCGCGCTGCGCGAAGTGCTGTACGAATTCCCGGTGCACGAAGTGAACGTCAACCTGCCGAGCTGGGTTATGGTGCTCGAAGAGCGCCACTGGCTGCGGGCGAGCTTCGAAAACTCCGTCCGCGAGACGGTCAAGGACATTCGCCGTCTGCGCGACGTCGACCGCGTCGTCGGCCAGTTCGGAGAATACGAGTTCATCGAGCGCGCGGGACTGTCCGGCATGAACATGGGCCAGGGCGTCGCGGAGATCGATCTGTACGCGCCGGATGAGCTGTACGATCGAATCTTGATGGAAGTCGTCGGCACCGAAATTCGCGGCAAGGATCACCTGCTGCAGATGATGGTCGAGTTCACGCATGCGAAGAAGGAGTACGACCGCTTCGCCGAGGCGCTCGAGATGGTGAAGACGACCGGCTACGGCATCGCCGCGCCTTCGCTCGAGGAGATGGCGCTCGACGAGCCGGAATTGATCCGCCAAGGCTCGCGCTTCGGGGTGCGCCTCAAAGCGACGGCGCCGTCGATCCATATGATCCGCGTCGACGTCGAAAGCGAGTTCGCGCCGATCATCGGCACGGAGAAGCAGTCCGAAGAGCTGGTGCGGTACCTGATGCAGGATTTCGAAGAAAATCCGGTGAAAATTTGGGAATCCGACATTTTCGGACGGTCGCTCCACTCGATCGTGCGCGAAGGCATTCAAGGCAAGCTCGCCATGATGCCGGACAATGCGCGCTACAAGCTGCAGGAAACGCTCGCGCGCATTATCAACGAAGGCTCCGGCGGCTTGATCGCCATCATCTTGTAA
- a CDS encoding HU family DNA-binding protein yields the protein MNKTDLISKVAETTELSKKDVTAVVEAVFDSIADALQNGEKVQLVGFGNFEVRERTARKGRNPQTGEEIDIPASKVPAFKPGKALKDGIK from the coding sequence ATGAACAAAACGGATTTGATCTCCAAAGTCGCCGAAACGACGGAGCTGTCGAAGAAGGACGTGACGGCCGTAGTGGAAGCCGTGTTCGATTCGATCGCGGACGCGCTGCAAAACGGCGAGAAAGTGCAACTGGTAGGGTTCGGGAATTTCGAGGTTCGCGAGCGCACGGCACGCAAAGGCCGCAACCCGCAGACGGGCGAAGAAATCGATATCCCAGCGAGCAAAGTTCCTGCTTTCAAGCCGGGCAAGGCGTTGAAGGACGGAATTAAATAA
- the mtrB gene encoding trp RNA-binding attenuation protein MtrB gives MMENAHNDYFIVKAKENGVHVIGLTRGADTRFHHTEKLDKGEVMIAQFTDHTSAVKIRGKAIIVTKHGTIETDG, from the coding sequence ATGATGGAGAACGCCCACAACGATTATTTCATCGTCAAGGCGAAGGAAAACGGCGTGCACGTCATCGGCTTGACCCGGGGGGCGGACACCCGCTTCCACCATACGGAGAAGCTGGACAAGGGCGAAGTGATGATCGCGCAGTTTACGGACCATACGTCGGCGGTGAAAATTCGCGGCAAAGCGATCATCGTGACGAAGCACGGCACGATCGAAACCGACGGCTGA
- a CDS encoding heptaprenyl diphosphate synthase component 1: MDGFKETARKYTEHDLISAHTKLPEFPELRSRVFAAFLRYATTKAPHPKLQEAIGLAVSLMQHGLDTHELVDGAGETRRRQMTVLAGDYFSSRFYQVLSQAESVQTIGLVSQAVCEVNRFKMNMYLKAKRLLLTAEEYLRATVDINTHLFLTFTSWMEEVYRKTCPAVLRAVAECEVIAAELTRTRPDNVKDGWAYWYVVENGTPEEVELLVSGRMDESRLQSVLLKYNLIGRLTDRLEANIEELRQLLRGIGSDKLAEELLRLAEPLFAQRTTTRAQEI; the protein is encoded by the coding sequence ATGGACGGATTTAAGGAGACAGCCAGAAAATATACCGAGCACGATTTGATTAGCGCACATACGAAGCTCCCCGAATTTCCGGAGCTGCGCTCGCGGGTGTTCGCCGCTTTCCTGCGATACGCGACGACCAAGGCGCCGCACCCGAAGCTTCAAGAAGCGATCGGGCTCGCCGTATCGCTTATGCAGCATGGGCTCGACACGCACGAGCTCGTGGACGGCGCGGGAGAGACGCGCCGGCGCCAGATGACGGTGCTGGCGGGGGATTATTTCAGCAGCCGGTTTTACCAGGTGCTCTCCCAGGCGGAAAGCGTGCAGACGATCGGCCTCGTGTCCCAGGCGGTATGCGAGGTAAACCGATTCAAGATGAACATGTACTTGAAGGCGAAGCGGCTGCTGCTGACCGCAGAGGAATATTTGCGCGCGACGGTCGATATTAACACGCACCTGTTTCTTACGTTCACGTCGTGGATGGAAGAGGTGTACCGCAAGACGTGCCCGGCCGTGCTGCGCGCGGTCGCCGAGTGCGAAGTGATCGCGGCGGAGCTGACGCGGACGCGGCCGGACAACGTGAAGGACGGCTGGGCGTACTGGTACGTCGTCGAGAACGGCACGCCGGAAGAGGTCGAACTGCTCGTGAGCGGTCGGATGGACGAGAGCAGGCTTCAATCGGTGCTGCTGAAATACAATTTGATCGGCCGGCTGACGGATCGTCTCGAAGCGAACATCGAAGAGCTGCGGCAGCTGCTTCGGGGAATCGGTTCGGACAAGCTGGCGGAGGAGCTGCTCCGCCTCGCGGAACCGCTGTTCGCCCAACGAACGACGACGAGAGCGCAGGAAATTTGA
- a CDS encoding demethylmenaquinone methyltransferase, translating to MRDMKNKEKHVHSVFESVAPKYDMMNDVISFRRHKAWRDYTMKVMNVKPGQTAIDVCCGTCDWTIALAKASRTGEVVGLDFSKNMLDIGRRKVEDEGLAKQVELVQGNAMSLPFEDGRFDFATIGFGLRNVPDIDVVLSEMARVVKPGGKVVCLETSKPTAEPFRTVYYFYFERVLPLLAKWFVKRYEQYKWLPESLVTFPNREELEERFRKAGLKDVTSHAFFFGAAALHIGTKV from the coding sequence ATGCGAGATATGAAAAACAAAGAGAAGCACGTGCATTCGGTGTTCGAAAGCGTCGCCCCGAAGTACGACATGATGAACGACGTCATCAGCTTCCGGCGGCATAAAGCTTGGCGCGATTACACGATGAAGGTGATGAACGTTAAGCCGGGCCAAACGGCGATCGACGTCTGCTGCGGCACGTGCGATTGGACGATCGCGCTCGCGAAGGCGAGCCGCACGGGCGAGGTCGTCGGGCTCGACTTCAGCAAGAACATGCTCGACATCGGCCGCCGGAAGGTGGAAGACGAAGGGCTCGCGAAGCAAGTCGAGCTCGTGCAGGGGAACGCGATGAGCCTGCCGTTCGAGGACGGGCGGTTCGATTTTGCCACGATCGGGTTCGGGCTGCGCAACGTGCCGGACATCGACGTCGTGCTGTCGGAGATGGCCCGCGTCGTGAAACCGGGCGGCAAAGTCGTCTGCTTGGAAACGTCCAAGCCGACGGCGGAGCCGTTCCGGACGGTATACTATTTCTATTTCGAACGCGTGCTTCCTCTGCTGGCGAAGTGGTTCGTGAAACGGTACGAGCAGTACAAATGGCTGCCCGAATCGCTCGTCACGTTCCCGAACCGCGAGGAGCTCGAGGAGAGGTTTCGCAAAGCGGGCCTCAAGGACGTAACGTCGCATGCCTTTTTCTTCGGCGCTGCGGCGCTGCATATCGGAACGAAGGTGTAG
- a CDS encoding UbiA-like polyprenyltransferase → MNKVKVFLEMIKFEHTIFALPFAYMGAILASIVSNDALPSWAQIGWVTLAMVGARSAAMGLNRLIDAAIDAENPRTALRAIPAGLLSKKEVLLFIAASFVLLFVAAAQLNPLCVKLLPIAVFFLTFYSYTKRFTWLCHVVLGLTIGLAPLGGWIAVTGAFDVPALVLYAAVAFWIAGFDILYACQDAEFDREKGLHSIPQRFGVARALRIARWFHVATAIGLVSIWLLADLNWIYLIGLAIAYVALFNQHRLVKPGDLSRINTAFLTMNGILSLVMFTFTLIDVAVL, encoded by the coding sequence ATGAACAAGGTAAAAGTATTTTTAGAAATGATTAAGTTCGAGCATACGATCTTCGCGCTGCCGTTCGCGTATATGGGAGCAATTTTGGCGTCCATCGTCTCGAACGACGCGCTGCCCTCTTGGGCGCAAATCGGCTGGGTGACGCTCGCGATGGTCGGCGCCCGCAGCGCGGCGATGGGGCTCAATCGCCTCATCGACGCGGCCATCGACGCGGAAAACCCGCGCACGGCGCTTCGCGCCATTCCGGCCGGGCTGCTGTCGAAGAAGGAAGTGCTGCTGTTTATCGCGGCGTCGTTCGTCCTGTTGTTCGTCGCGGCCGCGCAGCTGAATCCGCTGTGCGTGAAGCTTTTGCCGATTGCGGTCTTTTTCTTAACGTTCTACTCTTACACGAAGCGGTTTACCTGGTTGTGCCACGTCGTACTGGGGCTCACCATCGGCCTCGCCCCGCTCGGCGGCTGGATCGCGGTCACGGGCGCGTTCGACGTCCCGGCGCTCGTCTTGTACGCGGCCGTTGCGTTCTGGATCGCAGGTTTCGATATTCTGTATGCCTGCCAGGACGCCGAGTTCGACCGGGAGAAGGGGCTGCACTCGATTCCGCAGCGGTTCGGCGTCGCCCGCGCGCTGCGCATCGCCCGGTGGTTCCATGTCGCCACGGCGATCGGCCTCGTTTCGATTTGGCTGCTGGCCGACCTGAACTGGATTTACTTGATCGGCCTCGCCATCGCGTATGTCGCGCTGTTTAATCAGCACCGGCTCGTGAAGCCCGGAGACTTGTCCCGCATTAATACCGCGTTTCTGACGATGAACGGGATTTTGAGCCTCGTGATGTTCACCTTCACGCTAATCGACGTGGCGGTATTATGA
- a CDS encoding flavin prenyltransferase UbiX — MSAAGKRGWIVGLTGASGAAYGIRLCERLLEMGIPVHLIVTDAGWRVLKEELDWDVAKRAATLAEKFGGRKAQIRYYPNQDIGAAVASGSFRVDGMVVVPCSMGTLAAIAHGMSDNLLERAADVTLKEGRKLVLVPRETPLHAVHLQNMLTLAQMGVRLLPANPGFYNRPQSIEDIIDFIVGKTLDSMGIDHELYPRWGEGAPHDEAD, encoded by the coding sequence ATGAGCGCGGCGGGAAAACGCGGCTGGATCGTCGGATTGACCGGCGCGAGCGGGGCGGCGTATGGCATACGGCTGTGCGAACGGCTGCTCGAGATGGGCATTCCCGTCCATCTGATCGTCACCGACGCCGGCTGGCGCGTGCTGAAGGAAGAGCTCGACTGGGACGTCGCGAAGCGGGCGGCGACGCTTGCGGAGAAGTTCGGCGGACGGAAGGCTCAAATTCGATATTATCCGAATCAAGATATCGGCGCGGCGGTAGCGAGCGGTTCGTTCCGCGTGGACGGCATGGTCGTCGTTCCTTGCTCGATGGGGACGCTGGCCGCGATCGCGCACGGCATGTCCGACAATTTGCTCGAACGCGCGGCAGACGTAACGCTCAAAGAAGGGCGCAAGCTCGTGCTCGTGCCGCGGGAGACGCCGCTGCACGCCGTTCATCTGCAAAACATGCTGACGCTCGCCCAAATGGGCGTCCGCCTGCTGCCGGCGAATCCGGGGTTTTACAACCGGCCGCAAAGCATCGAAGACATCATCGATTTCATTGTCGGCAAGACGCTCGACAGCATGGGAATCGATCACGAATTGTATCCGCGTTGGGGAGAGGGAGCGCCGCATGACGAGGCCGATTGA
- a CDS encoding menaquinone biosynthesis protein: protein MTRPIDDNERETRDIRLGKIVFTNVWPVFYGFPPAGLESRIRVTTQTPTQLNAALSAGEIDVASISSFAYAKHADKLLLLPDLSVSAKGSVGSLFLFTRRPLSEALPQRIALATTSATTVHLLKIIMAKRFEFVPEYVDMAPNLDTMMDTCDAALLIGDDAIRECRTGERLGLHRYDLCTLWTEWTGYGMTFAVWAVREEWARAREADAALVHEALLASKREGTRLPEALLDEAAKAVGGSRDFWRAYFGNLIYDFGSEQRQGLELYFRFAHELGYLESAPPLRVWRNPKMTQVTE, encoded by the coding sequence ATGACGAGGCCGATTGACGACAACGAAAGAGAGACGCGGGACATCCGCCTCGGCAAAATCGTATTCACGAACGTGTGGCCCGTGTTTTACGGCTTCCCTCCCGCGGGGCTGGAATCGCGCATTCGCGTGACGACGCAGACGCCGACGCAGCTGAACGCCGCTTTGTCCGCAGGGGAGATCGACGTCGCGTCGATTTCCTCGTTCGCTTATGCGAAGCACGCGGACAAGCTATTGCTGCTGCCCGATTTGTCGGTCAGCGCGAAGGGCTCGGTCGGTTCGCTGTTTTTGTTCACGCGGCGCCCGCTTTCGGAAGCGCTGCCGCAGCGGATCGCGCTGGCGACGACGTCCGCGACGACGGTCCATTTGCTGAAAATAATTATGGCGAAACGATTCGAATTTGTTCCCGAGTATGTAGATATGGCGCCGAATTTGGATACGATGATGGATACGTGCGACGCCGCGCTGCTGATCGGCGACGACGCGATTCGGGAGTGCCGTACCGGGGAACGACTCGGATTGCATCGTTACGATCTATGCACGCTGTGGACGGAGTGGACCGGCTACGGCATGACGTTCGCGGTGTGGGCGGTGCGGGAGGAGTGGGCGAGGGCGCGCGAGGCCGACGCAGCGCTCGTCCACGAGGCGCTGCTCGCTTCGAAGCGCGAAGGCACGAGGCTGCCGGAAGCGCTGCTCGACGAAGCCGCGAAGGCGGTCGGCGGCAGCCGGGACTTCTGGCGCGCGTATTTCGGCAATTTGATCTACGATTTCGGATCCGAGCAGCGGCAAGGGCTGGAGCTGTATTTCCGCTTCGCGCACGAGCTCGGCTATCTCGAATCCGCCCCGCCCCTGAGGGTATGGCGAAATCCCAAGATGACGCAGGTGACGGAATGA
- a CDS encoding polyprenyl synthetase family protein translates to MKLLDIYAKMTEDIQHIERRLDESVRTEEAELNAASLHLLKAGGKRIRPVFVLLAGRFGTYDLDRLSHVAVALELIHMATLVHDDVIDDAATRRGQPTVKAKWDERIAMYTGDYILGKALAVAAQLERPDIHRILSKAMVQMVIGEMEQFRLFYRLDQSVRDYLLRIRRKTALLIAVSCQLGALAAGASDRAAQRLYAFGYNAGMAFQIRDDILDLMGTEQQLGKPPGSDMRQGNVTLPVLYAIRDERVREAVRAATNAERPDEAALARAIELVRSSPGIEEADALSRRYIDKAIRALDELPDIPAKDDFEAIANFIAERAY, encoded by the coding sequence ATGAAGCTCTTGGATATATACGCGAAAATGACCGAGGATATCCAGCACATCGAACGGAGGCTGGACGAAAGCGTCCGTACCGAGGAAGCGGAGCTGAACGCCGCATCGCTGCATCTCCTGAAAGCCGGGGGCAAGCGGATTCGGCCCGTGTTCGTTCTGCTGGCGGGCCGTTTCGGGACGTACGACCTGGATCGACTGTCGCATGTGGCGGTCGCCTTGGAGCTGATTCATATGGCGACGCTCGTGCACGACGACGTCATCGACGACGCGGCGACGCGGCGCGGCCAACCGACCGTGAAGGCGAAGTGGGACGAGCGCATCGCGATGTACACGGGCGACTACATATTAGGCAAGGCGCTCGCGGTGGCGGCGCAGCTCGAGCGGCCGGACATACACCGCATCTTGTCCAAGGCGATGGTGCAGATGGTCATCGGGGAGATGGAGCAGTTCCGGCTGTTTTACCGCCTCGACCAATCGGTACGGGACTATTTGCTGCGCATCCGCCGCAAGACGGCGCTCCTCATCGCCGTCTCCTGCCAGCTGGGTGCGCTCGCGGCTGGCGCGTCGGACCGGGCGGCGCAGCGGCTGTACGCGTTCGGCTACAACGCCGGCATGGCGTTCCAAATTCGGGACGATATTCTCGATTTGATGGGCACGGAGCAGCAGCTCGGCAAGCCGCCGGGCAGCGACATGCGCCAAGGCAACGTGACGCTGCCGGTGCTGTACGCGATCCGGGACGAACGGGTGCGCGAGGCGGTGCGGGCGGCGACGAACGCGGAGCGGCCGGACGAAGCGGCGCTCGCGCGGGCGATCGAGCTCGTGCGGAGCAGCCCCGGCATCGAGGAAGCGGACGCGCTGTCGCGAAGGTACATCGACAAGGCGATTCGGGCGCTCGACGAGCTGCCGGACATTCCGGCGAAGGACGATTTCGAAGCCATCGCGAATTTTATCGCGGAACGCGCGTATTAA
- the ndk gene encoding nucleoside-diphosphate kinase: MQRTFLMVKPDGVQRGLIGEIVARFERKGFQLVAAKLLQVTREQAEFHYAEHKEKPFFDDLVGFITSGPVFAMVWQGDDVIALSRLVIGKTNVADALPGTIRGDFAAHTPRNLIHGSDSPESAEREIFNFFTEAELVGYDKTINAWI; the protein is encoded by the coding sequence ATGCAACGTACGTTTTTGATGGTGAAGCCGGACGGGGTGCAGCGGGGATTGATCGGGGAAATCGTCGCCCGCTTCGAACGCAAAGGGTTTCAATTGGTCGCCGCCAAACTGCTGCAAGTGACGCGGGAGCAAGCGGAGTTCCACTACGCGGAGCATAAAGAGAAGCCGTTCTTCGACGACTTGGTCGGCTTCATCACGTCGGGCCCCGTGTTCGCGATGGTCTGGCAGGGAGACGACGTCATCGCGCTGTCGCGCCTCGTCATCGGCAAGACGAACGTAGCGGACGCGCTGCCGGGCACGATCCGCGGCGATTTCGCGGCGCATACGCCGCGCAACCTGATCCACGGCTCCGACTCGCCGGAGAGCGCGGAGCGCGAAATTTTCAACTTCTTTACGGAAGCCGAGCTGGTCGGCTACGACAAGACGATCAACGCTTGGATCTGA